In Erpetoichthys calabaricus chromosome 2, fErpCal1.3, whole genome shotgun sequence, a genomic segment contains:
- the LOC127526684 gene encoding intestinal mucin-like protein → MNCDSLNPPRKIDETWQVDKCTTATCKGGSVISLNPVNCEPAEPVVCENGRPPVKVYDDSGCCFHYECECFCSGWDNSHYTTFDGTYYNFKGSCSYVLVKEITPNNGEFEVILDNQNCDESSSQDCAGSLTVLYKAQKVTLDQQDGKNKVFFNEVEVGIPFTNDVFTITGTQSEVDVKIAEIDATITYTRNTFSILLPYSDFSQNTEGLCGTCDNNKENDARLPDGTTDPSFTRMPDQWLLPTESNPECTNLPKPTPTPTAQTTQPTCKADVCDILNSKVFEDCQKVIPVDVYYTACQSDVCSNPEKHFGCSSLEAYASKCLSSGICVDWRGATNGKCEFNCPETKEYKACGPAMEPTCNAM, encoded by the exons ATGAACTGTGACAGCCTTAATCCTCCCAGAAAG ATTGATGAAACATGGCAAGTAGACAAATGCACAACAGCAACATGCAAAGGAGGATCTGTTATTTCCTTGAATCCTGTCAACTGCGAACCAGCTGAGCCAGTTGTTTGTGAAAACGGACGACCACCAGTTAAGGTCTATGACGATAGTGGCTGCTGCTTCCACTATGAATGTGAAT GCTTCTGCTCTGGATGGGACAACTCACATTACACTACCTTTGATGGAACTTACTATAATTTCAAGGGAAGCTGCAGTTATGTACTGGTGAAAGAAATCACCCCCAACAATGGGGAGTTTGAGGTTATTCTTGACAACCAGAACTGTGATGAAAGTTCCAGCCAGGACTGTGCCGGATCCCTAACAGTGCTCTACAAAGCACAGAAAGTAACCTTGGATCAACAAGATGGAAAAAATAAG gtattttttaatgAAGTGGAAGTTGGCATACCCTTCACAAATGATGTCTTCACCATAACTGGCACACAGAGTGAGGTAGATGTAAAAATTGCAGAGATTGATGCAACCATCACCTACACAAGAAACACATTCAGCATTTTGCTTCCATATTCAGACTTCAGCCAGAACACCGAAGGACTGTGTG gaaCCTGtgacaataacaaagaaaatgatgcCCGCTTGCCTGATGGCACTACTGATCCTTCTTTCACCAGAATGCCCGATCAGTGGCTTCTACCTACTGAGAGCAATCCAGAATGTACAAATCTACCTAAGCCAACCCCAACACCTACTGCACAAACCACTCAGCCAACTTGTAAAGCAGACGTGTGTGATATCTTAAATAGCAA AGTCTTTGAAGATTGTCAGAAGGTTATCCCAGTAGATGTTTATTACACTGCTTGTCAAAGCGATGTATGCAGTAATCCAGAGAAACATTTTGGCTGCTCAAGTCTGGAGGCTTATGCTTCCAAATGTCTGTCATCTGGCATCTGTGTTGACTGGAGAGGAGCTACCAATGGAAAATGTG AATTCAACTGTCCAGAAACAAAAGAATACAAGGCTTGTGGTCCAGCAATGGAGCCTACTTGCAATGCCATGTAA